The genomic region TAGCCAAATCTTTTCTTTGCAAATATGCCTCACGGACGATGTTCATGTCTTCAATAAAATGAGGAAGTTCTTCAAGGGTCAAGGCCTGTGGACCATCACATAGGGCCTTTTCCGGACGAGGATGGAATTCCACAAGAATCATATTGGCCCCGGCTATTACTCCTTGAGCCGCCGCGTGAAAGATTTCCTGAATACCATCCGGGCCAAAGTACCGTCTTCCAACAGAGTGAGTAGGATCAACACAAACAGGCAATCGTGTTTGACTCTTTATTACTGGCACATGAGCGAAATCTACCAGGTTACGATGAGGATCTCCAAGATTGGTTTTTACTCCTCGCAAACAGAATATAATGTTTCGGTTGCCTTCGCTGGCAATGTATTCGCAGGCGTTAAGACTTTCTTCAATGGTGATTCCCATACCCCTTTTGTAAAGGACCGGGAATTCAGTCTGGCTGCCTACGGCTTTCAGCAACTCAAAATTCTGGGCATTACGGGTACCAATCTGAAGCATAATACCAGTGGGACGCCCTGCTCTTTCCCATTCTTCAAAGATTTCGTCTATGTGAGATTCCTTACATACCTCCATAGCAATACAACGAATTCCGTATTTACCGGCTAACTCAAAGAGCCAGGGAAGACATTTACGCCCGTGGCCCTGGAAGGAATAAGGATTGGTGCGAGGCTTATAAACTCCCATGCGGGCCGTTTCAAGGCCTACTTCCTTCATAGCGGCAAACATCATTTCCACATGCTCAGGGGTGTCCACCGCACAGAGCCCGGCAAAAATATGAAAGGTATCCTGGCTGAAATAAAGCCCATTGTATTTAAAACCGATTCCCTCTTGGTCCATCGTATGGCGGCCTATCAAGCGATATTTCCTGGAAACTCTCACTACTTTTTCTACTCCAGGTAAATGGGCAATTTCTTCGTCAGGAATTTTAGAAGTATCCCCAATTACATAAATTTCTATAACTTTGCGCTCCTCTCCGGTAACACCTGAAATGCGCGTGGTTATACCCTGATAATAATGAAGAGTCTCCAAAATACGCTGAACTTCAGGACCAGCAGGATCTATATCCGGCTTCAAAATAACTATCATATTGACACCCCTTTAAAAAATTGTTTTGTTAAAAACTAATTTTAAAACCCTAAATCCATAAATTGCAAATATGTTAGCTTTTATTTTACATCTCCTAGGTGCTTTTTTGGCCATTATGAATCCCATTGGCAATGTACCCATATTTGTTAGCCTGGTAGAAGAATTTAACGAAAAAGTCAGAATGAAAGTAGCCCAAAAGGCCACCTTCTGGGCCTTTGTAATCGGTTCTTTGTTTATCTGGGCAGGTAACTTTATCTTTCACTTTTTTGGAATTACACTCCCCGCCTTTAGAATTGCCGGAGGCATCCTGGTTTTTTTGATAGCTTATAATCTTTTGCGCGGAAAAACTTCACGCCAGCATCATCCAGGCGAAGAAGAACACGAAGAAGCCGATCCTGACTCTATTGCTATTACCCCTTTAGCCACTCCCATTCTTACCGGGCCAGGCACTATTGCCACGGCCATGTCCTTTGCCGCCCAAAGGGCAAACATTTACGAACTGATAATCATAGAAGCCGTTTTTGGCTTTGTATGCTTGCTCACTTATTTCTGTTTTGTTTATGGAGAAACTATCTCTTCAAAACTTGGGAAAACCAAGATCGGCGTCATTACCCGGCTTATGGGCTTAATTCTCGCGGT from Thermodesulfatator indicus DSM 15286 harbors:
- a CDS encoding MarC family protein; its protein translation is MLAFILHLLGAFLAIMNPIGNVPIFVSLVEEFNEKVRMKVAQKATFWAFVIGSLFIWAGNFIFHFFGITLPAFRIAGGILVFLIAYNLLRGKTSRQHHPGEEEHEEADPDSIAITPLATPILTGPGTIATAMSFAAQRANIYELIIIEAVFGFVCLLTYFCFVYGETISSKLGKTKIGVITRLMGLILAVIAVQMGIEGIKEAFYLASGITSK
- a CDS encoding 3-deoxy-7-phosphoheptulonate synthase is translated as MIVILKPDIDPAGPEVQRILETLHYYQGITTRISGVTGEERKVIEIYVIGDTSKIPDEEIAHLPGVEKVVRVSRKYRLIGRHTMDQEGIGFKYNGLYFSQDTFHIFAGLCAVDTPEHVEMMFAAMKEVGLETARMGVYKPRTNPYSFQGHGRKCLPWLFELAGKYGIRCIAMEVCKESHIDEIFEEWERAGRPTGIMLQIGTRNAQNFELLKAVGSQTEFPVLYKRGMGITIEESLNACEYIASEGNRNIIFCLRGVKTNLGDPHRNLVDFAHVPVIKSQTRLPVCVDPTHSVGRRYFGPDGIQEIFHAAAQGVIAGANMILVEFHPRPEKALCDGPQALTLEELPHFIEDMNIVREAYLQRKDLANRYALQNMAPKVASL